A window of the Pangasianodon hypophthalmus isolate fPanHyp1 chromosome 12, fPanHyp1.pri, whole genome shotgun sequence genome harbors these coding sequences:
- the bnip3 gene encoding BCL2/adenovirus E1B 19 kDa protein-interacting protein 3: protein MSTEKQSLPEENLQGSWVELHFNNGGGGAPKAAVEDQAQSSAPSGDMEKMLLDAQHESGRSSSRGSLPCDSPPRSQTPLHLSRGSEVHSSGEKNSSQSEEDFLERRKEVDNLMKKNADWIWDWSSRPENIPPKEFLLKQPKRSSTLSIRNTSVMKKGGIFSAEFLKVFLPSLIVSHILAVGLGVYIGRRITTSSSTF from the exons GCTCTTGGGTGGAGCTGCACTTCAATAACGGAGGTGGAGGAGCTCCTAAAGCAGCAGTGGAGGATCAGGCTCAGAGTTCAGCCCCCTCTGGAGACATGGAGAAGATGCTGCTGGACGCTCAGCACGAGTCTGGCAGGAGCAGCTCCAGAGGGAGTTTACCCTGTGATAG TCCTCCAAGGTCCCAGACTCCTTTGCACTTGAGCAGAGGCTCAGAGGTCCACAGCtcaggagagaaaaacagcTCACAG TCTGAGGAAGACTTTCTGGAGAGGAGGAAAGAGGTCGACAACCTGATGAAGAAAAACGCTGACTGGATATGGGACTGGTCGAGTCGACCAGAAAACATCCCACCCAA ggAGTTCTTGCTGAAGCAGCCCAAACGCTCCAGCACCTTGAGTATCAGGAACACTAGCGTGATGAAGAAGGGAGGAATCTTCTCTGCCGAGTTCCTCAAAGTCTTCCTCCCGTCTCTCATCGTCTCTCACATCCTCGCTGTGGGGCTCGG TGTGTACATCGGAAGGCGTATCACTACCTCCTCCAGTACATTCTGA
- the ppp2r2d gene encoding serine/threonine-protein phosphatase 2A 55 kDa regulatory subunit B delta isoform isoform X3 — MADIISTVEFNYSGELLATGDKGGRVVIFQREQESKNRPLSRGEYNVYSTFQSHEPEFDYLKSLEIEEKINKIRWLPQQNAAHFLLSTNDKTIKLWKISERDKRAEGYNLKDEDGRLRDPFRITTLRVPVLMPMDLMVEASPRRIFANAHTYHINSISVNSDHETYLSADDLRINLWHLEITDRSFNIVDIKPANMEELTEVITAAECHPHQCNVFVYSSSKGTIRLCDMRAAALCDRHSKFFEEPEDPSSRSFFSEIISSISDVKFSHSGRYMMTRDYLSVKVWDLNMENRPVETYQVHEYLRSKLCSLYENDCIFDKFECCWNGSDSAIMTGSYNNFFRMFDRNTRRDITLEASRENSKPRAMLKPRRVCTGGKRKKDEISVDSLDFNKKILHTAWHPKENVIAVAATNNLYIFQDKIN, encoded by the exons atgg cgGACATTATCTCAACAGTTGAATTTAACTACTCGGGGGAATTACTAGCTACGGGAGATAAAGGAGGAAGAGTTGTCATATTTCAGCGCGAACAAGAG AGTAAAAACCGCCCTCTCTCAAGAGGAGAGTACAACGTGTACAGCACTTTCCAGAGTCACGAAcctgaatttgattatttgaaAAGTTTAGAAATTGaggaaaaaatcaataaaatcagATGGCTACCACAACAGAATGCCGCTCACTTCCTGCTCTCCACAAACG ATAAAACCATCAAGCTGTGGAAGATCAGTGAAAGGGACAAACGAGCAGAAGGCTACAATCTGAAAGATGAAGACGGGCGTCTCAGAGATCCGTTCAGAATCACGACCCTAAGG GTACCTGTGTTGATGCCTATGGACCTGATGGTGGAGGCGAGCCCACGCAGAATATTCgcaaacgcacacacatatcacaTCAACTCCATTTCAGTAAATAGTGATCATGAAACATACCTTTCTGCAGATGACCTAAGAATAAACCTATGGCACTTAGAAATCACAGATAGAAGTTTTA ATATTGTAGATATAAAGCCTGCCAACATGGAGGAGCTGACAGAGGTGATCACGGCTGCCGAGTGCCACCCTCACCAGTGCAACGTGTTCGTCTACAGCAGCAGCAAGGGCACCATTCGCCTGTGTGACATGCGGGCAGCAGCTCTCTGCGATAGACATAGCAAAT tTTTTGAAGAACCCGAAGACCCGAGCAGCCGGTCGTTCTTCTCAGAAATCATCTCCTCTATATCTGACGTCAAGTTCAGCCACAGCGGCCGATACATGATGACCCGAGACTATCTCTCTGTGAAAGTGTGGGACCTAAACATGGAGAACCGGCCAGTAGAGACCTACCAG GTACATGAATACCTACGTAGCAAGCTGTGCTCACTGTATGAGAACGACTGCATTTTTGACAAGTTCGAGTGCTGCTGGAACGGTTCAGACAG TGCCATCATGACGGGCTCGTACAACAACTTCTTCAGAATGTTCGACAGGAACACGCGGCGTGACATCACACTGGAGGCGTCGCGCGAGAATAGCAAACCGCGGGCCATGCTCAAACCGCGCCGAGTGTGCACTGGTGGCAAGAGGAAGAAGGACGAGATCAGCGTGGACAGCCTGGACTTCAACAAGAAGATCCTGCACACGGCTTGGCATCCTAAAGAGAATGTCATAGCCGTGGCCGCCACCAACAATCTGTATATATTCCAGGACAAAATAAACTAA
- the ppp2r2d gene encoding serine/threonine-protein phosphatase 2A 55 kDa regulatory subunit B delta isoform isoform X1, producing the protein MAGVGGGNDFQWCFSQVKGAVDEDVAEADIISTVEFNYSGELLATGDKGGRVVIFQREQESKNRPLSRGEYNVYSTFQSHEPEFDYLKSLEIEEKINKIRWLPQQNAAHFLLSTNDKTIKLWKISERDKRAEGYNLKDEDGRLRDPFRITTLRVPVLMPMDLMVEASPRRIFANAHTYHINSISVNSDHETYLSADDLRINLWHLEITDRSFNIVDIKPANMEELTEVITAAECHPHQCNVFVYSSSKGTIRLCDMRAAALCDRHSKFFEEPEDPSSRSFFSEIISSISDVKFSHSGRYMMTRDYLSVKVWDLNMENRPVETYQVHEYLRSKLCSLYENDCIFDKFECCWNGSDSAIMTGSYNNFFRMFDRNTRRDITLEASRENSKPRAMLKPRRVCTGGKRKKDEISVDSLDFNKKILHTAWHPKENVIAVAATNNLYIFQDKIN; encoded by the exons cgGACATTATCTCAACAGTTGAATTTAACTACTCGGGGGAATTACTAGCTACGGGAGATAAAGGAGGAAGAGTTGTCATATTTCAGCGCGAACAAGAG AGTAAAAACCGCCCTCTCTCAAGAGGAGAGTACAACGTGTACAGCACTTTCCAGAGTCACGAAcctgaatttgattatttgaaAAGTTTAGAAATTGaggaaaaaatcaataaaatcagATGGCTACCACAACAGAATGCCGCTCACTTCCTGCTCTCCACAAACG ATAAAACCATCAAGCTGTGGAAGATCAGTGAAAGGGACAAACGAGCAGAAGGCTACAATCTGAAAGATGAAGACGGGCGTCTCAGAGATCCGTTCAGAATCACGACCCTAAGG GTACCTGTGTTGATGCCTATGGACCTGATGGTGGAGGCGAGCCCACGCAGAATATTCgcaaacgcacacacatatcacaTCAACTCCATTTCAGTAAATAGTGATCATGAAACATACCTTTCTGCAGATGACCTAAGAATAAACCTATGGCACTTAGAAATCACAGATAGAAGTTTTA ATATTGTAGATATAAAGCCTGCCAACATGGAGGAGCTGACAGAGGTGATCACGGCTGCCGAGTGCCACCCTCACCAGTGCAACGTGTTCGTCTACAGCAGCAGCAAGGGCACCATTCGCCTGTGTGACATGCGGGCAGCAGCTCTCTGCGATAGACATAGCAAAT tTTTTGAAGAACCCGAAGACCCGAGCAGCCGGTCGTTCTTCTCAGAAATCATCTCCTCTATATCTGACGTCAAGTTCAGCCACAGCGGCCGATACATGATGACCCGAGACTATCTCTCTGTGAAAGTGTGGGACCTAAACATGGAGAACCGGCCAGTAGAGACCTACCAG GTACATGAATACCTACGTAGCAAGCTGTGCTCACTGTATGAGAACGACTGCATTTTTGACAAGTTCGAGTGCTGCTGGAACGGTTCAGACAG TGCCATCATGACGGGCTCGTACAACAACTTCTTCAGAATGTTCGACAGGAACACGCGGCGTGACATCACACTGGAGGCGTCGCGCGAGAATAGCAAACCGCGGGCCATGCTCAAACCGCGCCGAGTGTGCACTGGTGGCAAGAGGAAGAAGGACGAGATCAGCGTGGACAGCCTGGACTTCAACAAGAAGATCCTGCACACGGCTTGGCATCCTAAAGAGAATGTCATAGCCGTGGCCGCCACCAACAATCTGTATATATTCCAGGACAAAATAAACTAA
- the ppp2r2d gene encoding serine/threonine-protein phosphatase 2A 55 kDa regulatory subunit B delta isoform isoform X2, with protein MFSSCHYGFPLALRFSPTSQKHAADIISTVEFNYSGELLATGDKGGRVVIFQREQESKNRPLSRGEYNVYSTFQSHEPEFDYLKSLEIEEKINKIRWLPQQNAAHFLLSTNDKTIKLWKISERDKRAEGYNLKDEDGRLRDPFRITTLRVPVLMPMDLMVEASPRRIFANAHTYHINSISVNSDHETYLSADDLRINLWHLEITDRSFNIVDIKPANMEELTEVITAAECHPHQCNVFVYSSSKGTIRLCDMRAAALCDRHSKFFEEPEDPSSRSFFSEIISSISDVKFSHSGRYMMTRDYLSVKVWDLNMENRPVETYQVHEYLRSKLCSLYENDCIFDKFECCWNGSDSAIMTGSYNNFFRMFDRNTRRDITLEASRENSKPRAMLKPRRVCTGGKRKKDEISVDSLDFNKKILHTAWHPKENVIAVAATNNLYIFQDKIN; from the exons atgttctcctcatgtcattatgggtttcctctggctctccggttttctcccacctcccaaaaacatgccg cgGACATTATCTCAACAGTTGAATTTAACTACTCGGGGGAATTACTAGCTACGGGAGATAAAGGAGGAAGAGTTGTCATATTTCAGCGCGAACAAGAG AGTAAAAACCGCCCTCTCTCAAGAGGAGAGTACAACGTGTACAGCACTTTCCAGAGTCACGAAcctgaatttgattatttgaaAAGTTTAGAAATTGaggaaaaaatcaataaaatcagATGGCTACCACAACAGAATGCCGCTCACTTCCTGCTCTCCACAAACG ATAAAACCATCAAGCTGTGGAAGATCAGTGAAAGGGACAAACGAGCAGAAGGCTACAATCTGAAAGATGAAGACGGGCGTCTCAGAGATCCGTTCAGAATCACGACCCTAAGG GTACCTGTGTTGATGCCTATGGACCTGATGGTGGAGGCGAGCCCACGCAGAATATTCgcaaacgcacacacatatcacaTCAACTCCATTTCAGTAAATAGTGATCATGAAACATACCTTTCTGCAGATGACCTAAGAATAAACCTATGGCACTTAGAAATCACAGATAGAAGTTTTA ATATTGTAGATATAAAGCCTGCCAACATGGAGGAGCTGACAGAGGTGATCACGGCTGCCGAGTGCCACCCTCACCAGTGCAACGTGTTCGTCTACAGCAGCAGCAAGGGCACCATTCGCCTGTGTGACATGCGGGCAGCAGCTCTCTGCGATAGACATAGCAAAT tTTTTGAAGAACCCGAAGACCCGAGCAGCCGGTCGTTCTTCTCAGAAATCATCTCCTCTATATCTGACGTCAAGTTCAGCCACAGCGGCCGATACATGATGACCCGAGACTATCTCTCTGTGAAAGTGTGGGACCTAAACATGGAGAACCGGCCAGTAGAGACCTACCAG GTACATGAATACCTACGTAGCAAGCTGTGCTCACTGTATGAGAACGACTGCATTTTTGACAAGTTCGAGTGCTGCTGGAACGGTTCAGACAG TGCCATCATGACGGGCTCGTACAACAACTTCTTCAGAATGTTCGACAGGAACACGCGGCGTGACATCACACTGGAGGCGTCGCGCGAGAATAGCAAACCGCGGGCCATGCTCAAACCGCGCCGAGTGTGCACTGGTGGCAAGAGGAAGAAGGACGAGATCAGCGTGGACAGCCTGGACTTCAACAAGAAGATCCTGCACACGGCTTGGCATCCTAAAGAGAATGTCATAGCCGTGGCCGCCACCAACAATCTGTATATATTCCAGGACAAAATAAACTAA